GCCATATCTGTCCAAGTAGAAGTTTGTTTGATGCGAACGGGGCGGTTGTCCTTTGGTAGTAAAACGTTCCAATCTGGTTCTTTGAACCTTAAACCACCAAACAACCAAAAGTATTCTGGATATTCATTGAAGGTTTGGCATTTTGCCGAGTCGGGCGCAAGTGTGATCATATTTCCATCGGCAACGGAACCGAGGACAAAGGAATCACGAAGGCTATGGGTTACCACTTCACCACCTTCTTCTTTGGCTTTTCTTTCTGATTCTTGTCGTGTTAATTCTTCTCTACGTTTACGAATCTCTTCTTGTTTGGCGGCGATGGCTTTTTCTTTTTCGAGTTTTCGTTTTTCTTCTTCTTCTTTACGGATGTTTTCTTCTTCCGATTCTGCAATGTCTTTATAGATGATTTTCAAAACAGTTTTTTTGGAAATGACCATATGTTTTCCATTTTGTGTGTCCACTTCGACACTATCCACATTTTGGTTGGTCACAATCCCTTTGATGGATTTACCTTGTTTGAGAAGGATGGTTTGCACCGCGCTCAAGGGAAAAATTGCAAATAATAGTATAATTAAGGTTAAATAGATGTTTCGCATTGTTTAGGTCCGTTTTCTAGTATTTTCCCTATATTATTAAAATTTAGAATCATTTGCAATACCGAATTTATTCATTTAACAGAAATACTTCGAGAAATAGGTATTCATTTAGCAAAATGACACAGGTTTCCCACCAAACAATCTATATCGAATCCGAAAAAAGTTGTCGCTAATAGATGTAGTTTGATTCGTATATTACATTGTTTTTTCATTGGGATGTGGATTTGGTTTTTATTTTGAAACAAATGTTTTGTAATATTGAGGTTACATGAAAGAAGATCAAAAGATGCATAAAGTACTACATTCTGTACATTTATGGGGCATTGCCGTGGGACTTGTGATTTCCGGTGATTATTTTGGTTGGAACTTTGGATGGTCCAAGGCCAGTTTTTGGGAATTCAGTTTGGCCGTTGGTTGGATTGCCACTTTCTATGTGTTATTTGCACTTTGTTTTACAGAACTTGCTGCCAGTATCCCTCAATCGGGAGGACCGTCCGCTTATGCAAAACGGGCTCTTGGCGATTTATTTGGACTCGTCACTGGGTATTTGGTTCTTGTGGAATTTTTACTCGCACCACCAGCGATTGCTTCTGCTCTCGGTGGTTACATTCATTTTCTTTTTCCCGTTATACCTGCGTTTGGTGCTGGTATCGTTATGTTTTGTTTGTTATTGTTAATTAATTTAACGGGTATCAAACAAACAGCACGATTTGAACTCCTAGTCACTCTTGTGGCTGTGTTTGGACTTTTGT
This genomic interval from Leptospira perdikensis contains the following:
- a CDS encoding LA_0442/LA_0875 N-terminal domain-containing protein, translating into MRNIYLTLIILLFAIFPLSAVQTILLKQGKSIKGIVTNQNVDSVEVDTQNGKHMVISKKTVLKIIYKDIAESEEENIRKEEEEKRKLEKEKAIAAKQEEIRKRREELTRQESERKAKEEGGEVVTHSLRDSFVLGSVADGNMITLAPDSAKCQTFNEYPEYFWLFGGLRFKEPDWNVLLPKDNRPVRIKQTSTWTDMAVTLLGGFLITITRKTIIVDVCEGSGYRMVSDSEIKRIKDEAVEQIRTEQELKEAEEKYELEQLEKDLESLKKKK